The Platichthys flesus chromosome 18, fPlaFle2.1, whole genome shotgun sequence genome includes a window with the following:
- the tulp4a gene encoding tubby-related protein 4a, with translation MFAAVEHGPVLCSDSNILCLSWKGRVPKSEKEKPVCRKRYYEEGWLATGNGRGVVGVTFTSSHCRRDRPTPQRVNFNLRGHNSEVVLVRWNEPFQKLATCDTDGGIFVWIQYEGRWSVELVNDRGAQVSDFSWSHDGTQALISYRDGFVLVGSVSGQRHWSSEINLESQITCGIWTPDDQQVLFGTADGQVIVMDCHGRMLAHILLHESDGIVGMSWNYPSFLVEDSSESDTDSDDYSPPQVHNQRPLLTVSFTSGDINLMNNYDDLSPTLIHTSLKDVVVQWCSQGDLLAVAGMERTVLSADPSCPPPTRNAIVKFFNVQGEHIYTLDTPAQRPITTLCWGHRDSRLFLACGPALYVVRVEHRVASLQLLCQQSIATAVKEEKDVAKLTMPSRLCSYVTAAFIPTIKPPIPDPNNMRDFVSYPTSGNERLHCTMKRTEDNPEVGGPCYTLYLEYLGGLVPILKGRRISKLRPEFVIMDPKTDGKTDEIYGNSLISAMIDSCNCSDSSDIELSDDWVGKKSPKISRGSKSPKLPRINIDPRKSPKLSRATQEISRSPRLPIRKPSIGSPSLTRREFPLDDITQQNYLAQVTSNIWGTKFKIVGLAAFLPTNLGAVIYKTSLLHLQPRQMTIYLPEVRKISMDYINLPVFSANVFSEDEDDLPVTGPAGSAVDNPACTVNIPIAPIHSPAQAMSPAQSIGLVQSLLANQNVQLDILTNPTATTAGAAAGGSDKSQDTILTAQYTVPTRYSNPGQVIFGGLEMSRLMVGPPHSHHSSQQQPNHHQQQHQHQLQHQQQQIQQHHQQQLQQQQQLQQQQQQMLQHQQLQQHIQQQLQHMQQQQQQQHQQQLQQHIQQQQQLQQQQQQIQQQQQLQQQQQQIQQQLQQQQQMHHQQQSQQQHQLQQQQQQSQQQHQMQQQQQQQQQQQHHHHQLQHQLQIQIPVPSMSSGQPSGAAVHQLQSGALQIQIPHPPADLVVERAVGGEHEHLLKIKTTRSTPQLAEGDTVVFSAPLELSKMNPPPPYPGTVAAAVAAAAAAASASASATASNSGTVGGTSGTPPPGDIGLKKGEFTLYPSGQQQAQYPTPLGYERITTFDSSGNVEEVCRPRTRLVCNQNVFTLQGPGSSATLRVTSSSSSSSAEKKIQLPYTSATLNRLTAPRYSIPSGDPPPYPDTANQNSAVGRNPGQRLDSSLIHATLRRNSREAALKVSQMLEPPRPLPPKAKNSALAASFQQRVPTALYTCSQCSSGSSVGGTAPGSANGIAGGTIIRQDFPPRNGAPHSTVIVHSNSTTTLASQSSYNLLSALEGSGSSGGGSNRDRADYVNSAFTEDETLNQTLRHLALGGSDASGLVVKRPPPYQWDPAATEEVWVPQERTATLNPTGPPGPHKPPPLILTPAQHLDVSRLPFLLSPKSPTSPSAASFQAAAAAAGYQVSLQYPPTTAYSGAQLQAIPGSPRPCSSPKEMVAPVPFSQQEATLVLPPGYAANLASLACCPLPPMYPGGSACSGLPIPPISLHTPWGTYNSCPPMSSPAVPLPPKASHMTVDKNVLSPPPPPPPPPPPPPAELQGHGGLQEAMAEAGEGFQEVLSLTESPVPQRSEKFSKKNRKRGDGRADEANVPPLAEGSKPKKEGRALGDFNSLISSPRLGGRDKKKLKGQKEQQLKAKKLSKATANSEFQDSSESEPELFISGDELLNQCQSSKKGWKSKRNMRAASELDEIKCRKANEKEDRGLGSQGFVYVMANKQPLWNEATQVYQLDFGGRVTQESAKNFQIELEGRQVMQFGRIDGNAYILDFQYPFSAVQAFAVALANVTQRLK, from the exons ATGTTCGCCGCTGTGGAGCATGGTCCTGTCCTCTGCAGCGACTCCAACATCCTTTGCCTGTCCTGGAAGGGCCGGGTGCCCAAGAGTGAGAAGGAGAAGCCGGTGTGCAGGAAGCGGTACTACGAGGAGGGCTGGCTGGCTACTGGGAATGGCCGAGGAGTCGTCGGGGTCACGTTCACGTCCAGCCACTGTCGACGGGACAGGCCCACTCCACAGAGAGTAAACTTTAACCTCAGAGGACACAACAGCGAG gTGGTGTTGGTGCGTTGGAATGAGCCCTTCCAGAAACTGGCCACCTGTGATACAGATGGAGGGATCTTTGTTTGGATCCAGTATGAGGGACGCTGGTCTGTGGAGCTGGTCAATGACCGTGGAGCTCAG GTGAGTGACTTCTCCTGGTCCCATGATGGCACCCAGGCTCTCATCTCCTACCGCGATGGATTTGTCCTGGTGGGATCAGTCAGCGGCCAGAGACACTGGTCCTCCGAGATCAACCTGGAAAGCCAGATAACCTGTGGTATCTGGACCCCTGACGACcagcag GTGTTGTTTGGTACAGCAGACGGACAGGTCATAGTGATGGACTGCCATGGGCGCATGCTGGCCCACATACTGCTGCATGAGTCGGATGGCATCGTCGGCATGTCCTGGAACTACCCCAGTTTTCTGGTGGAGGACAGCAGCGAGAGCGACACAGACTCTGACGACTACTCCCCACCACAAG TGCACAACCAGAGGCCACTGCTGACAGTCAGCTTCACCTCTGGTGACATCAACCTGATGAACAACTACGATGACCTCTCTCCCACCCTCATCCACACCAGTCTAAAAG ATGTTGTGGTCCAGTGGTGCTCACAGGGAGACCTCCTGGCAGTGGCAGGGATGGAGAGGACAGTCCTCTCCGCTGACCCTTCCTGTCCTCCCCCCACCAGGAACGCCATTGTCAAGTTTTTCAATGTTCAGGGTGAACACATCTACACACTGGACACACCAGCGCAG CGTCCGATCACAACGCTTTGCTGGGGTCACCGGGACTCCCGTCTGTTCTTGGCGTGCGGCCCAGCGCTTTATGTTGTGCGAGTGGAACACCGTGTAGCcagcctgcagctcctctgccaGCAGAGCATAGCCACAgcagtgaaagaggaaaaagatgtTGCCAAGCTCACCATGCCTTCCCGCCTCTGCTCCTACGTCACTGCCGCTTTCATACCCACCATCAAG CCCCCCATCCCAGATCCCAACAACATGCGCGATTTTGTGAGCTATCCAACATCTGGGAACGAGCGTCTGCACTGTACAATGAAACGTACGGAGGACAACCCTGAGGTGGGGGGGCCCTGCTACACTCTGTACCTGGAGTACCTCGGAGGTCTAGTGCCAATCCTCAAGGGCAGACGAATAAGCAAACTGCGGCCGGAGTTTGTCATTATGGATCCCAAGACTGATGGGAAAACGG ATGAGATATACGGAAACAGTCTGATATCTGCCATGATCGACAGCTGTAACTGCTCGGACTCCAGTGACATCGAGCTGAGCGATGACTGGGTTGGCAAAAAATCTCCAAAGATATCCAGAGGCAGCAAATCCCCCAAGCTGCCCAG GATCAACATTGATCCCAGAAAATCGCCCAAGCTGTCTCGTGCTACACAGGAGATCTCCCGGTCGCCACGGTTACCCATACGGAAGCCCTCAATTGGTTCGCCCAGTCTAACACGGAGGGAATTCCCTCTAGATGACATCACTCAG CAAAATTACCTTGCTCAGGTCACATCCAATATTTGGGGAACAAAGTTCAAGATAGTGGGGCTAGCCGCATTCTTGCCGACCAATCTGGGTGCAG TTATCTACAAGACGAGCCTCCTCCATCTGCAGCCCAGACAGATGACCATATACCTGCCAGAGGTGCGTAAGATCTCCATGGACTACATAAATCTTCCGGTCTTCAGTGCCAATGTCTtcagtgaggatgaagatgacctTCCTGTCACAGGCCCTGCTGGTAGCGCTGTGGATAACCCTGCTTGCACTGTTAACATCCCCATCGCCCCCATTCATAGCCCTGCACAGGCCATGTCTCCTGCTCAGAGCATTGGTCTGGTCCAGTCGCTCCTAGCCAATCAAAATGTTCAGTTGGACATCCTCACTAATCCCACCGCAACCACTGCTGGTGCAGCTGCCGGTGGCTCAGACAAAAGTCAGGACACCATCCTGACAGCCCAGTACACAGTTCCCACCAGGTATTCTAATCCTGGGCAGGTAATCTTTGGAGGGCTGGAAATGAGTCGCCTAATGGTGGGACCTCCGCATTCTCATCATTCATCGCAACAGCAACCAAAtcaccatcagcagcagcaccaacaTCAActgcaacaccaacaacaacaaattcagCAGCATCACCAACAACAGcttcagcagcaacagcaactccaacaacagcagcagcagatgctcCAGCACCAACAGTTACAACAGCacattcagcagcagcttcaacacatgcagcagcagcagcaacaacagcatcaacagcagctacagcagcacatacagcagcaacagcagctccaacagcaacaacaacaaattcagcagcaacagcaactacaacagcaacaacaacagattcagcagcaactgcagcagcagcaacaaatgCACCATCAACAgcaatcacagcagcagcatcagttgcaacaacagcagcagcaatcacagcagcagcatcagatgcagcagcagcagcagcagcagcagcagcagcagcaccaccaccatcaaCTTCAGCATCAGCTTCAGATTCAAATCCCTGTTCCCTCCATGTCATCAGGACAGCCTTCAGGTGCAGCTGTGCACCAGCTCCAGTCGGGGGCGCTGCAGATCCAGATTCCTCATCCACCTGCTGATTTAGTGGTTGAGAGAGCAGTGGGGGGTGAACACGAGCACCTACTAAAAATCAAAACCACTCGTTCAACTCCACAGCTGGCTGAGGGGGATACAGTGGTGTTCAGTGCCCCGCTGGAGCTCAGCAAGATGAACCCCCCGCCCCCCTACCCAGGGacggtggctgctgctgtggccgCTGCAGCGGCTGCTGCCTCAGCATCAGCCTCCGCCACAGCCTCCAATTCTGGAACAGTAGGGGGCACCAGTGGGACTCCTCCTCCTGGTGACATTGGTCTGAAGAAGGGAGAGTTTACACTTTATCCTTCAGGTCAGCAACAAGCACAGTACCCTACACCACTGGGATATGAAAGGATAACGACATTTGACAGCAGTGGGAATGTGGAGGAAGTATGTCGTCCTAGAACGCGCCTTGTCTGCAATCAGAATGTGTTCACACTCCAGGGACCTGGCAGCTCTGCCACTCTCAGGGtcacctcttcatcatcctcttcttcagctGAGAAGAAGATCCAGCTGCCCTATACCTCTGCCACTCTCAACAGACTTACTGCACCTCGCTATTCCATACCCAGTGGTGATCCGCCCCCATACCCTGACACGGCCAATCAGAACAGTGCTGTTGGCAGGAACCCTGGACAGAGGCTTGACAGTAGTCTCATCCACGCCACTCTCAGGAGGAACAGCCGAGAGGCTGCTCTCAAAGTTTCCCAGATGCTGGAACCACCTAGACCACTGCCTCCTAAGGCCAAAAATAGTGCACTAGCTGCCTCATTCCAGCAGAGGGTTCCCACAGCCTTATATACCTGTAGTCAGTGTAGCAGTGGATCCAGTGTTGGAGGTACTGCTCCAGGAAGCGCTAATGGAATAGCTGGAGGGACTATTATCAGACAAGATTTCCCTCCCAGGAATGGGGCCCCACACAGCACAGTTATCGTTCATTCCAACAGCACTACTACTCTGGCATCCCAGTCCTCTTACAACCTACTGAGCGCTCTTGAAGGATCTGGGAgttcaggaggaggaagcaACAGAGACAGGGCAGATTATGTTAATTCAGCTTTTACTGAGGATGAAACACTGAATCAGACTCTGAGGCATCTGGCATTAGGAGGAAGTGATGCATCAGGGTTGGTTGTCAAACGCCCACCTCCCTATCAGTGGGACCCAGCTGCCACAGAGGAGGTGTGGGTTCCTCAGGAACGGACAGCAACATTGAACCCCACTGGCCCCCCCGGACCCCACAAACCACCCCCACTTATTCTAACCCCAGCTCAGCACTTGGATGTGTCCAGGCTGCCTTTTTTACTTTCTCCAAAGTCACCCACCAGCCCCAGTGCTGCCTCATttcaagctgcagcagcagctgcaggatacCAAGTCTCTCTTCAGTACCCTCCAACAACTGCCTATTCTGGTGCCCAGCTTCAGGCCATCCCAGGTTCGCCACGCCCCTGCTCCTCCCCAAAAGAGATGGTGGCACCAGTACCCTTCTCACAGCAGGAAGCAACCCTTGTTTTACCGCCAGGTTATGCAGCAAATCTGGCCAGCCTGGCTTGCTGCCCCCTCCCACCCATGTATCCAGGAGGAAGTGCTTGTTCCGGGCTTCCCATTCCTCCCATTTCTCTTCACACTCCTTGGGGTACCTATAACTCCTGCCCCCCTATGTCCAGTCCTGCAGTACCGCTCCCACCGAAAGCCTCCCACATGACGGTAGACAAAaatgttctctctcctcctccacctcctccgccccccccaccaccaccaccagctgaACTGCAGGGCCATGGAGGACTGCAAGAGGCCATGGCTGAGGCTGGGGAAGGTTTTCAGGAAGTGTTGTCTTTGACCGAGAGCCCTGTGCCACAGCGGTCGGAGAAGTTCAGCAAGAAGAACCGCAAGCGGGGGGATGGTCGGGCAGACGAAGCCAACGTGCCACCACTAGCTGAAGGGAGCAAGCCGAAGAAGGAGGGCAGAGCTCTGGGAGACTTTAACTCGCTCATCTCCAGTCCGCGGCTGGGAGGGAGGGacaagaagaagctgaagggaCAGAAAGAGCAGCAGTTGAAGGCTAAGAAGTTGAGCAAAGCCACTGCCAATAGCGAATTCCAAGACAGTTCAGAAAGTGAGCCGGAGCTGTTCATCAGCGGGGATGAGCTGCTCAATCAGTGCCAGAGCAGTAAGAAGGGATGGAAGAGTAAGAGGAACATGCGGGCTGCCAGTGAACTGGATGAGATCAAGTGTCGAAAGGCCAATGAGAAGGAGGACAGAGGGCTGGGCAGCCAGGGGTTTGTGTACGTTATGGCAAACAAGCAGCCACTGTGGAATGAGGCCACGCAGGTCTACCAGCTGGACTTTGGTGGACGCGTAACTCAGGAGTCTGCCAAGAACTTTCAAATAGAACTTGAGGGCAGACAG GTGATGCAGTTCGGCAGGATTGATGGCAACGCCTACATCCTGGACTTCCAGTACCCCTTCTCTGCTGTACAGGCCTTTGCTGTGGCTTTAGCCAACGTCACTCAACGCCTCAAATGA
- the tmem181 gene encoding transmembrane protein 181 isoform X2, translated as MEQLAPMRLYSLSKRHFVLVFVVFFIWFGLTVFVGIAGPKIIAEQEHSGDQVLVKNVSLKTGPYNLVSPPLSTYNQQLWLTCVMRAENSQIGDFQQPFEINVELKGVTQDASVMHINNVHQKSRTLHCGTKCDEIIVLHLGYLNYTQYQVVVSFKGLENITYEIKVKFVWKTYNPTFSQVEIWFRFVFVVLTFMVTCMFANSLRKFSMRDWGIEQKWMSILLPLLLLYNDPFFPLSFLVNSWFPGTLDAFFQALFLCSLLLFWLCVYHGIRVQGERKCLTFYLPKLIIVGLLWLSAVTLGIWQTVNELQDPTYQYKVDIVNFQGMKVFFLIVVALYILYLIFLIVRACSELKNMPYSDLRLKFLTSLTLVVLIISMVILYLRFGARALQDNFVAELSTHYQNSAEFLSFYGLLNFYLYTLAFVYSPSKNALYDSQLKDNPAFSMLNDSDDEVIYGSDYEDMPLQNGRAIKATAKYQDESDTD; from the exons ATGGAGCA GCTGGCCCCCATGCGGCTCTACTCTCTGTCCAAGAGACACTTTGTTTTGGTCTTCGTGGTCTTCTTCATCTGGTTCGGCCTTACCGTCTTCGTCGGGATCGCAG GTCCTAAGATTATTGCTGAGCAGGAGCACAGTGGTGATCAGGTACTGGTCAAAAATGTCTCACTCAAG acTGGGCCCTACAATCTGGtctctcctccgctctccaCTTACAACCAGCAGCTGTGGCTCACCTGTGTGATGCGAGCGGAAAACAGCCAAA tCGGAGACTTCCAGCAGCCCTTTGAGATCAACGTGGAGCTGAAGGGAGTGACGCAGGATGCCAGCGTGATGCACATCAACAACGTGCACCAGAAATCCCGGACACTGCACTGCGGGACG AAATGTGATGAGATTATTGTTCTCCATCTGGGTTATCTCAACTACACCCAGTACCAGGTTGTGGTCAGTTTCAAGGGCCTTGAAAACATCACATATGAAATCAAGGTCAAGTTTGTG TGGAAGACGTATAACCCGACCTTCTCGCAAGTTGAAATCTGGTTCCGCTTCGTCTTTGTGGTTCTGACCTTCATGGTGACG TGTATGTTTGCAAATTCTCTGAGGAAGTTTTCGATGAGGGACTGGGGCATAGAGCAGAAGTGGATGTCTATCCTGCTCCCGTTGCTGCTTCTCTACAATG ATCCATTCTTCCCACTGTCATTCCTGGTGAACAGCTGGTTTCCAGGGACGTTGGATGCTTTCTTCCAGGCTCTGTTCCtttgctctctgctgctcttctggCTCTGCGTCTACCACGGCATCAGGGTTCAG GGCGAGAGGAAATGTCTGACCTTCTACCTTCCCAAGTTGATCATCGTAGGTCTTCTGTGGCTCTCAGCGGTGACTCTGGGCATTTGGCAAAC GGTTAACGAGCTCCAGGATCCCACCTATCAGTATAAAGTGGATATCGTGAACTTTCAG GGCATGAAGGTCTTCTTCCTGATTGTAGTTGCCCTCTACATCCTCTACCTGATTTTCCTGATTGTTCGAGCTTGCTCTGAGCTCAAGAACATGCCGTACTCAG ATCTCCGGCTAAAGTTTTTGACTTCATTGACGCTCGTGGTGCTCATTATAAG cATGGTCATCCTGTACCTGAGGTTCGGCGCCAGAGCTCTTCAAGACAACTTTGTGGCTGAGCTGTCGACTCATTACCAAAACT CGGCCGAATTTTTATCCTTCTATGGTCTGCTCAACTTTTACTTGTACACATTAGCGTTTGTGTATTCGCCCTCCAAAAACGCCCTCTACG ACTCCCAGTTGAAGGATAATCCTGCTTTCTCCATGCTAAACGACTCGGATGATGAAGTTATATATGG gAGTGACTATGAGGACATGCCTTTGCAAAACGGACGTGCCATCAAAGCAACCGCCAAGTATCAGGATGAGAGCGACACCGACTGA
- the tmem181 gene encoding transmembrane protein 181 isoform X1 has protein sequence MDADFSSGLENPLCGELKLFCRKIQEAYTELKEELTPYRDDRFYRLAPMRLYSLSKRHFVLVFVVFFIWFGLTVFVGIAGPKIIAEQEHSGDQVLVKNVSLKTGPYNLVSPPLSTYNQQLWLTCVMRAENSQIGDFQQPFEINVELKGVTQDASVMHINNVHQKSRTLHCGTKCDEIIVLHLGYLNYTQYQVVVSFKGLENITYEIKVKFVWKTYNPTFSQVEIWFRFVFVVLTFMVTCMFANSLRKFSMRDWGIEQKWMSILLPLLLLYNDPFFPLSFLVNSWFPGTLDAFFQALFLCSLLLFWLCVYHGIRVQGERKCLTFYLPKLIIVGLLWLSAVTLGIWQTVNELQDPTYQYKVDIVNFQGMKVFFLIVVALYILYLIFLIVRACSELKNMPYSDLRLKFLTSLTLVVLIISMVILYLRFGARALQDNFVAELSTHYQNSAEFLSFYGLLNFYLYTLAFVYSPSKNALYDSQLKDNPAFSMLNDSDDEVIYGSDYEDMPLQNGRAIKATAKYQDESDTD, from the exons ATGGACGCCGATTTCTCGTCCGGGCTGGAGAACCCTCTGTGCGGCGAGCTGAAGCTGTTCTGCAGGAAGATCCAGGAGGCCTACACcgagctgaaggaggagctgaCTCCCTACAGAGATGACCGCTTTTACAG GCTGGCCCCCATGCGGCTCTACTCTCTGTCCAAGAGACACTTTGTTTTGGTCTTCGTGGTCTTCTTCATCTGGTTCGGCCTTACCGTCTTCGTCGGGATCGCAG GTCCTAAGATTATTGCTGAGCAGGAGCACAGTGGTGATCAGGTACTGGTCAAAAATGTCTCACTCAAG acTGGGCCCTACAATCTGGtctctcctccgctctccaCTTACAACCAGCAGCTGTGGCTCACCTGTGTGATGCGAGCGGAAAACAGCCAAA tCGGAGACTTCCAGCAGCCCTTTGAGATCAACGTGGAGCTGAAGGGAGTGACGCAGGATGCCAGCGTGATGCACATCAACAACGTGCACCAGAAATCCCGGACACTGCACTGCGGGACG AAATGTGATGAGATTATTGTTCTCCATCTGGGTTATCTCAACTACACCCAGTACCAGGTTGTGGTCAGTTTCAAGGGCCTTGAAAACATCACATATGAAATCAAGGTCAAGTTTGTG TGGAAGACGTATAACCCGACCTTCTCGCAAGTTGAAATCTGGTTCCGCTTCGTCTTTGTGGTTCTGACCTTCATGGTGACG TGTATGTTTGCAAATTCTCTGAGGAAGTTTTCGATGAGGGACTGGGGCATAGAGCAGAAGTGGATGTCTATCCTGCTCCCGTTGCTGCTTCTCTACAATG ATCCATTCTTCCCACTGTCATTCCTGGTGAACAGCTGGTTTCCAGGGACGTTGGATGCTTTCTTCCAGGCTCTGTTCCtttgctctctgctgctcttctggCTCTGCGTCTACCACGGCATCAGGGTTCAG GGCGAGAGGAAATGTCTGACCTTCTACCTTCCCAAGTTGATCATCGTAGGTCTTCTGTGGCTCTCAGCGGTGACTCTGGGCATTTGGCAAAC GGTTAACGAGCTCCAGGATCCCACCTATCAGTATAAAGTGGATATCGTGAACTTTCAG GGCATGAAGGTCTTCTTCCTGATTGTAGTTGCCCTCTACATCCTCTACCTGATTTTCCTGATTGTTCGAGCTTGCTCTGAGCTCAAGAACATGCCGTACTCAG ATCTCCGGCTAAAGTTTTTGACTTCATTGACGCTCGTGGTGCTCATTATAAG cATGGTCATCCTGTACCTGAGGTTCGGCGCCAGAGCTCTTCAAGACAACTTTGTGGCTGAGCTGTCGACTCATTACCAAAACT CGGCCGAATTTTTATCCTTCTATGGTCTGCTCAACTTTTACTTGTACACATTAGCGTTTGTGTATTCGCCCTCCAAAAACGCCCTCTACG ACTCCCAGTTGAAGGATAATCCTGCTTTCTCCATGCTAAACGACTCGGATGATGAAGTTATATATGG gAGTGACTATGAGGACATGCCTTTGCAAAACGGACGTGCCATCAAAGCAACCGCCAAGTATCAGGATGAGAGCGACACCGACTGA